TGTTCACTAAGATAAGAGAGACAGACCAAGACAGTAAAACATTATTGTGGTTGAGTCACAAAAAGTAATCTTAACCAATCTAAACCTCGATGCTTGTTACACTGAGTGTAATGCAACTCTATAGCTTagaaaacatgaaaagaaaagttccggctataatcgaaaaaatgacaACAGACTAGAAGGTTTTCCTTTCGGGTATACTTCGGAAGAATGTGACAATATCCAAAACTACTTGCAGTTTTTCAACCTTTTCCACACACAAagaacagaaatattttcttaaattcatATACTCTTCTGATCGAAAACATTGTACTGAATctgtatgtatatgtatacGGCCCATAACCCATATGGTGTACCTCATACGAACTCATAACTTACAAGTTTATACCTCAAACATTTATCAAATATGTTTATCATCCAGTTCAGTCCCGCATAAAATACATAAGTATAATGGTTGAAGAGATGatgttgtaaattttcaaaggaTAGCAAAGCTAGTTATACGTAGTGTACTATCAACCttattattttcgataaaGTTAGGGACACGGCGGCATTTATTTAGTGTGTTGAGAAAGCAATAGCATGTCacgtttgtttgtattttagCCCTTTcaatattgatttttaaacGTTGCTGCTTCGCCTTGCAAAGCTgtgaatttattgttataTATTCGGATGCTAAATTAATTCATGATGAGTCGTGTTTACTGTTTAGATGAGAAaattatgtgaaaatatttggtCACACCcactaaatatttaaatggaCAGAGTCGTTTGCAGGTTTTTCAAAGACAACTGTTTCTATTAGCAATATTATTGACCATCAGTGTTCAATTAATTAACCATTTTTTACGTGATGAATGAAGACTTCAAAAACAAGAATACAAAGCTCAAATGAGATAGTAGCATCGCAATAGACACTGTTGAAAACCGTCCATGTCAGATTGTTTCGTTTCCACCTGAATGAAATGCTATCGTATATATCGTGTACAAAGGTGATTTGCCCTTTGAACACATACGGCGAGTACATCACGTAATtatcgaatctactacttcatatAATCTAACAGTTTTCAGAATGCATTTTGAAATGTAACATCTCATAGTTAGAGCAAGATCTTTGTTTTTGACGTGCCTGCCGATTACAGATGAATAGCTAAACAAAATCGGAAGTAAAACGTGTCGTTTGCATAATTTATTGAAGATATTCAATGATAGCATTAACACTTGACGTTCTAGCATCAGTAGACGGTTTAGTATGTCTTTGAGAAATCACTAGAATTTACCACGTATTTTTGCCTATTTCCACTCGACCTGTTTTCACAAAGAGAAGTCTTTCATTACTCCAGAATGTGAATCCCTTATTTTACAAACGGAAATACAAAATCCAATTGCCCACTGTAGTTCCTGTACGTACACCATTCGGTTTGTGGTTATCATATTAATATTATGTAGGTAGTCCTCACAAGGTGGATTTCCAATTACAAATTTCTTGATGATCTCATCGAGCTTAAGCAATTTCATAATGGTTGGTATTGTATGCAGCAAAAGCCAGCTGCCCCTCAACATTACTATACTTAGTCTTATCAATTTCGGAGGTCTAATTCCTTCACTAACAAAGCTCAAAACATACATAATGCAAACCACAAATTTTGAGCCATCAGTAATGTAACATAGGATCCACCACAGAGTATTAACCGAAtgataaatcgaaattttatttagtgtTAACTAATCCAAAATCAACCCAACACATTTAGATTATGTAGGGAAACCGGTTGCATATATCCAATCCAATATTATTTTGGTGTTGgatttttgtttgcaaatgAAACGTTTTGAAGACTGATATGGCCTGATATAGCTTGTCGGGGTCTAACATTCATGTAATCATCATCAGAATTGAAAGTCATTATGGCTGGAATTCGcatatttattatttgtcGGTGCTTAGGTTCTATCAAGATAAAACAAATGaccgaataaaattttatttgatttgttttcacGGTTGGATTTGCAGTTTTAGAATTGTATACACTGTTCTGGAAGGTAGTGAATTATGTCATCACAGAATACCTGGGTGGGTGTGCTAAGTAGATTGAATACTTTGATGTTAGGCAAGCACTTATCTGATGGCTTTTGAAAACTtcattgaatgtttttttgttgaaaaaatggaGTGGTTTGTTTTAAAGCACGATTCCTATTAAAAATGACTCATAGAAGTCGCTATATAATATCAGTGACTCAGTCAGATAACATtttaatagctattttgctaactagatAGTAAATGGGACgttttgcgcaatagatgtgagattgccgatacgagccgaaggcgGCAACACATTGTATgagcaaatagctatttttcTAACATGTgtctaaatggaaattttgcgcaatagatgtgaaaattgtcaacccgaggcgaagccgaggttgacaacacatcgtatgcGAAAAATTCCAGTTTAGGCACAAGTTAGCAACACGATTTTATGTACAGGAGAGGGATCTTGATTTTTCCAAATGTCACTTTTGCTCACCAGTGCGCAAAggtatatatgaaaatcaatttacgcTGATCGCACTACTGTACATACATTAAAATCACTTTTGAATGGATATTATTAGTATCACTATTCCGACCATTAGCTATAAAACGAGCGACTATGAATTCGACACAAATATCCCCATCGAAAAACTTTAACTAAGCCCAACACAGGTTTTTATACGCCAAACAGTATACCACATCATTATTGGTTTATGAAGGTTTAgtagactttttattttaagagGGTACAAgggtacgctgaaattgtagcctacatttgtgcgtttcaaaatttaaactggagtcttttataaaaatgtacgaacaacgtttcgAGTGAACATATGTCAgcattgaataaaaaatacaattatctgtgaaaatttcatgtgcttcgagaaaagtgtacctttgatgaaaatttgggCTATcggtacacttttctcaaagcacatcaAACCTTCACAGACACTTTGGcttatgcttgatttcctcttacgaCGTTTATGCCCTGTTTAagttttaaacaataaaaaagaggcgtggtttagctaaacggagcgtaaacggagtaagaggaaattaagcattaggatcacaatcaccaactcgtcaaaataaacatttggacataggtgcaaaatatttattctgtTGACATTACACCGCCACTGGGTTGCAGATTACTCTTGCTTGAAATAGCGAAACGACATCGACGGTAGAATagacaaaaaaagaagagtttACAGAGAACTCATGCTGAATTAGCGCTCCAAGAAGCGAAAGCAAAGGAACTTTAAATTGTATGAGAAGCGTTGGATATTCAAGATGCTGAACAGAGCGGCGTATGCAAATTAGGAATGGTTAAAAATTACCATAATTGTCCTGAAACTCTACTTTTTGTaattgaaaatggatttaTGTTCTTCAAATataacacagaaaatattattttttttcatcgaaataatcaaatcgcttcgctctggtcgcaAAACTTcgttcttgttggaatttcctatttgcTTCCCACATGGTGAGAATATTGAGCTCtgttaatttaaatgaaaaacattttaacataCGGTTTATATCAGCCACTTCTGTATCGAACGTTACTTCAGCTGAACAAACAAGCTCGTGGCATTAGACTCGTGTCTTGTACATACAGTCTTACCACTAACGAGCGTGTGCATACTAATCTCAACTGAATGCCATCACTCCCGTGTAGTTGACAAATATCTCCAAAAGATTTTGGTGGAGGTCGTTAGGTAACAATAAGAAACTCGAAGATTTGTCTTCGTCAGTTCATCGCAATTGTCGCAGGttgttaatgaattttgaaaaattttaaaactcgCTCTTGGTATGTAAGGGTGTTAAGAGTTTTGCCTTGCTGTCCCGATACCTGAACGATCGCACACTTATACTTATTTTTAAGTCAACTCAAATAAAGCGTTTACGTGATTATCGTTCTGCagttttattcgttccacatCGTTTTCTGTTCTTCAGCAGGAGAAACTTAAAGAGAGTTGTTGCACTCAGTCGTGCATGTGGAATGGAAGAAATGAATAGGGAGACGATGTGTGGTGGAATGcatgtggaacgaataaaactatggaaacaaacaaactccacgaaaagtgaaaacttATTTTGAGTTACGGTTATGATCGACAATAAACCTattcattttgataaatttagaAGATCACAATAGGTAACGTACGAGTCACCCATAGCCAGCAAGTATGTGCTCTTGTTTTGTTGGCAGATCATTTACATAAACGAAGTACAGACCTTTATTAGGTCTGACGATCAAACAATAACACGACATTAGTAATTGTCTTTTTgataaaacacattttcagaTATATATAGTCTATTATTCCTATCGATTCAGCTGCAAATCGAATTGAGATATGTTTTAAGCGGGTTCAGATAAATTGGCTCATTTCGCTGTGAAAACTGATAACATTTGTTAAGACATTGATAGTTCAATAGATTAATTAATAGAAAATAGTGTATACCAGAATACTTCTTGATTTCTATAGTACTTCACGTTTCGTACTGGTTTTGGTaaagttacattttgttttccgAAAACAGTAAATATGAAAGAAGTGGAAGCTGCAATTCATACAAAAGTCGAGTCAATGGTTGCCAAAAATACCCTTTTTGCATTCCTAAACGATGAATCATTAACTGCCACCGAACGCCTGTCTCGCTTAGCGCCAAGTCTTGCATACTTTGTACTCGGCTTCTATGATTTGCAACATTTAATTCTAAAGTATCCAGCTGCCGAGGTAAAAACGGATCGCATTAAAAGAGCTATCAATGCACACTGTGCCGAAGACTCAACCCATTGGCCATGGTTTCTGACCGATTTGAAAACGCTCGGTATGGATAAAGAAACGACGTACACGTCAGCTATCAGGTATCTATGGGGTAAAGCAAATCAAATGCAACGCTGGTCATGCTATCAATTTGCTATTTTGGCTGATCGGGCTATCGATCCAATTTTACGGTATGCCTTCTTGCTAAGCATCGAAATTAATGGTCGAGCAGTGTTTTCGAAATTCCTTGAAATCGCTGATAGAAGTGAAGAGGAAACTGGTAAGGAATTATTGTATTTCGGTCGGAGGCACTTTGCAAGAGAAACGGGCGGTTTACACGGCGAAGAGGAAATTGAAAACGAATTGTTAGAAATGGATTTGGATCCGGAAACGAAAAGCAAGGCACTTGTAATTGCAATGAAAGCGTTGGAAATTCAAGACGTAGAATGGAACGAATTGGGTAGAGCAGGGTATGCGAacaaaaaatggtgaaattgtacaataaaatatatttactttACTTGGGAGGTCATAGGGCGATTCCCTCACTAGGGAAAACTCTTTACCttgctcgtaaagtaaaatagcatACTCCAAACGGGAAATCATTTGAAGTCCTCGGTCACTATCTGGAttcgagatatcaaattacttccctGGTATAGTAATCTAAAGACTGTTGACTAGTGTTGACGTGTTTTAAgttgaaattaataaattgatCACATTGAAATTAGAAAAAGGTGTTTTGTGTATGTTGCCTTGTGTTTAAATTTGCTACAGGTGCTTTACCAGCTGGACATATTTCACCTGAAATAACTCAActatctttttgtttttgcgaTGTTTGAACATAGAATATATGGAAGCGAAAACAGATCATGctaaaagacgaaaaaagaaTGGGTTTTTGTTTAACGAGAggataaaatacaaaattccaacaagTCGAAGGTTGCAGCCATAGCGAATTCGAGTTGGAAATTCCTTTCCGTTTTTTGAACGCCACGGTACCGgttttcgaacttttgagactttGATTTGATTTCCCACGGGAGGAAGCAAACTCTACAGATAGATCAAAAGTGAGTTCAAGCAACGGTGGAAGAAACTCGAAAAAGATATATCTACAGAAAAAAGGACTGTTCAAAAATGACATAACGCCGTTAGGGGGAAGGGATGTTAGAGATAACATGATGCTTCTCACTTTGGGATTACTTTAACTCTTTTTCCGTATTGAGGGTTGTCTATTATCCGTAAAATAGCGTGACGTCGTTTGTGAATGGCCACGTAAATTGGAAATAACCATGAATCTAATCTCAGTGCTggtatttttaacgttgcagaTTGGAAAAAGCTGGTCAAAAATAACGAACAAATGCCTACACGGCTTAATCGGTCACCAGACCAGCTACAGTAGAAAGTCTTGTTTTCACGTTCCATG
Above is a genomic segment from Bradysia coprophila strain Holo2 chromosome IV unlocalized genomic scaffold, BU_Bcop_v1 contig_106, whole genome shotgun sequence containing:
- the LOC119070847 gene encoding uncharacterized protein LOC119070847; amino-acid sequence: MKEVEAAIHTKVESMVAKNTLFAFLNDESLTATERLSRLAPSLAYFVLGFYDLQHLILKYPAAEVKTDRIKRAINAHCAEDSTHWPWFLTDLKTLGMDKETTYTSAIRYLWGKANQMQRWSCYQFAILADRAIDPILRYAFLLSIEINGRAVFSKFLEIADRSEEETGKELLYFGRRHFARETGGLHGEEEIENELLEMDLDPETKSKALVIAMKALEIQDVEWNELGRAGYANKKW